The genomic window CACGCTGAAGTACGCCCAGTGCGCCTCGGTTACCATGCGGCTGTTGCTGAAGTCGTCGCCGATGAAGCTGCTGTCGCCGACGTTGCGCGGGTTGCCCCAGTTGAATTGATAGGCGACGTCGAGATTCCACACGCGGTTGAAGCGCCAGCCGTAACCCGCGGACACGCCGTGCTCCAGCGTTGTTTGAATCCACGGCGTGAGCGTCTCATCCGGGATCGGGTTGCGATGATATACGTAGCCCGCGCGGAGTGTACGGTGGCCGCACAGGTAGTACTCGGACCCGAGACGCACCGTCACACTGTCGCGCCAATTCAGCGGGTATTCTTCCGTCAGCGTGGGCGCCAATGAGCCGACAACGGGGTTAGTCGGCTCGCTGAAGCTGGCCGTGTAGCTTTCCTTGGCGTTCGACCAATCGAA from Planctomycetia bacterium includes these protein-coding regions:
- a CDS encoding outer membrane protein transport protein, translated to GAAYQVTDRLSVGATLGVGINHMELEGPYSLQSPGQLQGTPALFDLQATGAAPVWSVGMQYKASKRTTLGLTYIAETRFHNHGDTVMQIPGIGVNEYQTDLQVTWPQSLGLGVKHKLLPQLTVAADVIWFDWSNAKESYTASFSEPTNPVVGSLAPTLTEEYPLNWRDSVTVRLGSEYYLCGHRTLRAGYVYHRNPIPDETLTPWIQTTLEHGVSAGYGWRFNRVWNLDVAYQFNWGNPRNVGDSSFIGDDFSNSRMVTEAHWAYFSVMRPF